The Tindallia magadiensis genome includes a window with the following:
- a CDS encoding sigma-54 interaction domain-containing protein → MKKVALITIGKPTSKVIKEQLEHLFADTLLVETYFLSQKKEILQSDADLFLYTKGCIRYLLIEEEAIRKPYLETERVINHKNIKEIISIPKETDVLLVNDSQSTAYEAIQQLELIGLDHVSYHPFYPGCRKAIETSIAITPGEPHLIPNGIEKVIDLGSRILDISTIHEIIFSLDLEEQIEKSCLTDYLKNIVEISKLIDESRRDAQESEKLLERIVNSIDHGIAYIGENNHFINANTNFEKMMQQDKVEFIGKEVSILMEVPCNKLKDQLTWITEINGNEMLVDVQKIHFDYRSGYLMTIQYTDRISKLGHRIRRNQEKKIKQQLHTFEDYLTQNMATKQMLEKAKKFSETEATILIQGENGTGKEILAQAIHSASKRRKGAFVPVNIGALTPALLESELFGYEEGSFTGALKGGKMGIFEIASGGTVFIDEIGDAPLDFQVKLLRVLEEKKIRRVGAMEEIPVDVRVIAATNKDLIELVDQNHFREDLFFRLNILPLNTLPLREKKEDILFLLKVFVKQKFGKGLEFSCVFEDEVIERLMNYQWRGNIRELINLVEYLSLIYDGDPIQCHDLHPYMLKQTETVEKDAIFLEENALWILSTLESSIPEALGRTSLRNRAKQEGYELGEGKIRRLMKDLEGRSLIVSKGYKKGYEITSLGKKVLISHIERE, encoded by the coding sequence ATGAAAAAAGTTGCCTTAATCACCATTGGAAAACCAACATCAAAAGTTATTAAAGAACAATTAGAACATTTATTTGCCGATACATTGCTGGTAGAAACCTATTTTTTATCACAAAAAAAAGAAATACTTCAATCTGACGCAGACCTTTTTCTCTATACAAAAGGATGTATCCGGTATTTATTGATAGAAGAGGAGGCAATAAGAAAACCTTACCTTGAAACAGAACGTGTGATTAACCATAAGAATATAAAAGAAATCATTTCTATTCCTAAAGAGACAGATGTATTACTGGTAAACGACTCTCAGAGTACTGCATATGAAGCAATACAGCAACTGGAATTGATTGGATTGGATCATGTTTCCTACCACCCTTTTTATCCAGGTTGTCGAAAAGCAATCGAAACAAGCATTGCCATTACGCCTGGAGAACCACATTTAATCCCCAATGGAATAGAAAAAGTGATTGATCTGGGTAGTCGGATTTTGGATATTAGCACCATTCATGAAATTATCTTTTCTTTGGATTTAGAAGAGCAAATTGAAAAAAGCTGTTTAACAGATTACTTAAAAAATATTGTAGAAATATCCAAGCTAATCGATGAAAGTCGGCGAGATGCACAGGAATCAGAAAAACTTTTGGAGCGAATTGTGAATAGCATTGACCATGGGATTGCCTATATTGGTGAAAATAACCACTTCATTAATGCGAACACAAATTTTGAAAAAATGATGCAGCAGGATAAGGTTGAATTTATTGGAAAAGAAGTTTCAATACTGATGGAAGTACCGTGTAATAAACTAAAAGATCAACTTACCTGGATCACAGAAATCAATGGAAACGAGATGCTGGTAGATGTCCAAAAGATTCACTTTGACTATCGATCTGGATATTTAATGACAATCCAATACACAGATCGGATTTCAAAGCTGGGGCATCGGATTCGACGAAATCAGGAGAAAAAAATTAAACAGCAATTACACACTTTTGAAGATTACCTAACCCAAAATATGGCAACAAAACAAATGCTGGAAAAGGCAAAAAAATTCTCAGAGACGGAAGCAACCATTCTAATTCAAGGAGAAAACGGGACAGGAAAAGAAATTTTAGCACAAGCCATTCACAGCGCTTCAAAACGTCGAAAAGGAGCCTTTGTGCCCGTTAATATTGGCGCATTAACACCAGCCCTGCTAGAAAGCGAACTCTTTGGATATGAAGAAGGCTCTTTTACCGGCGCCTTAAAAGGTGGAAAAATGGGCATTTTTGAAATCGCCAGTGGTGGGACTGTGTTTATTGACGAAATTGGTGATGCACCGCTGGATTTTCAAGTGAAACTGCTGAGAGTGCTTGAAGAGAAAAAAATACGAAGAGTAGGGGCGATGGAAGAAATCCCTGTAGATGTTCGAGTGATTGCAGCAACGAATAAGGATTTAATAGAATTAGTCGATCAGAACCATTTTCGTGAAGATCTGTTTTTTAGATTAAACATTCTTCCGTTAAACACATTGCCTTTGCGGGAGAAGAAGGAAGATATTCTTTTTCTGCTAAAAGTATTTGTGAAACAAAAATTTGGGAAAGGTTTAGAATTTTCATGTGTATTTGAGGATGAAGTCATTGAAAGACTTATGAACTATCAGTGGCGTGGAAATATAAGAGAGTTGATCAATCTGGTAGAATACCTTTCGCTAATCTATGATGGTGACCCAATACAGTGTCATGACTTGCATCCATATATGCTGAAACAAACAGAGACAGTTGAAAAAGATGCCATATTTTTAGAAGAAAATGCGCTATGGATTTTGTCGACGTTAGAGTCTTCTATACCGGAAGCTTTAGGAAGAACCTCCTTACGCAACAGGGCAAAGCAGGAAGGATACGAGTTGGGAGAAGGTAAAATAAGACGGTTAATGAAGGACTTGGAGGGGAGATCATTAATTGTTTCCAAAGGATATAAGAAAGGATATGAAATTACTTCTTTAGGAAAAAAAGTATTAATATCTCATATAGAAAGAGAATAA
- a CDS encoding TraB/GumN family protein yields MIEETIEKEIREKKEEVSFEETLQDAMKTPPIDDENITRFFLEEKEIILIGTAHVSKKSAEQVKEVIDYEKPDAVCVELDQQRYQSILAGNKWKETDIFKIIKEKKSTLLLVNLMISSFQKRMAKQFGVKPGQEMIQGIESAKENGAKLVLADRNIQVTFSRVWRGLGIKGKAQLMLQIFFSLFEGEDITEEELEKLKSKDMLNAMLKEFTEAFPRLKTPLIDERDQYLAQKIKTAPGEKIIAVLGAAHVPGIKEQIHHEHDLKALSQVPKKKKSASIIPWLIPAIILGIIGYTFYLNFDAGIQQSITWILWNGSFSALGAAIAFGHPLTILSAFLAAPLSSLNPMLAAGWAAGIVEAVLRKPNVQDFEDLTEDLLSFKGFWRNKVTRILLVVALTNIGSSVGTLIGGANVIRLFLETIGM; encoded by the coding sequence ATGATAGAAGAGACGATAGAAAAAGAAATAAGGGAGAAAAAAGAAGAAGTATCTTTTGAAGAAACATTGCAAGATGCGATGAAAACTCCTCCCATAGACGATGAAAATATTACACGGTTCTTCCTGGAAGAAAAGGAAATTATTCTGATTGGAACGGCTCATGTATCGAAAAAAAGCGCTGAACAGGTTAAAGAAGTGATTGATTATGAAAAGCCGGACGCTGTATGCGTCGAATTGGATCAGCAGCGATATCAATCCATTCTTGCTGGAAATAAATGGAAAGAAACGGATATTTTTAAGATTATCAAAGAGAAAAAATCAACATTATTGTTGGTCAATTTGATGATATCTTCATTTCAAAAGCGGATGGCAAAACAATTTGGTGTAAAGCCTGGTCAAGAGATGATACAGGGGATCGAATCGGCAAAAGAAAATGGAGCCAAGTTGGTACTGGCAGATCGTAACATTCAGGTTACTTTTTCCAGAGTATGGCGCGGCTTGGGGATCAAAGGAAAAGCGCAGCTAATGCTGCAGATCTTTTTCAGCTTATTTGAAGGAGAAGATATTACAGAAGAAGAACTGGAAAAACTAAAATCGAAAGACATGTTAAATGCCATGCTAAAAGAGTTTACAGAGGCATTTCCTCGACTTAAAACGCCTCTGATTGATGAAAGAGATCAATATCTGGCACAGAAAATAAAAACGGCTCCCGGTGAAAAAATTATTGCTGTATTGGGAGCGGCGCATGTTCCGGGAATTAAAGAACAAATTCATCATGAACATGATCTGAAAGCATTATCCCAAGTTCCTAAAAAGAAAAAAAGTGCAAGCATCATTCCTTGGCTAATTCCTGCCATTATATTAGGGATCATAGGATACACTTTTTACTTAAACTTTGATGCGGGAATTCAGCAGTCTATTACATGGATTCTATGGAATGGAAGTTTTTCTGCTCTGGGGGCGGCTATTGCCTTTGGTCACCCACTTACCATCCTATCAGCCTTTCTAGCGGCGCCCTTAAGTTCTCTTAATCCAATGTTAGCGGCTGGATGGGCCGCTGGTATTGTAGAAGCCGTTCTTAGGAAACCTAATGTTCAGGATTTTGAAGATTTGACAGAAGATCTGCTTAGTTTCAAAGGGTTCTGGAGAAATAAAGTAACAAGAATACTGCTGGTAGTTGCTCTGACAAATATAGGAAGTAGTGTCGGAACCCTAATTGGTGGCGCCAATGTCATTCGACTGTTTTTAGAAACCATTGGCATGTGA
- a CDS encoding MFS transporter yields the protein MNLWLMYVVTILMMTIFNSTFTLLPLYIIDLGGTEFFAGFQAALFYGIAILFRFYFGPLTDRVGRKVPLLIGLSIYTITSFLYYFSHSLTAITIIRILQGIGFAAFISSAISAVADMAPLHKLGFYMAVYRIVSTLSFLTGPAASMYVAVNHGYHAWFLLCTVMGLLAVLVLLGIRFPNLAEDTPAESTHPMIKIFRTKKYQPVYMGIGITAMCYGALVSFLAIHISRVTTISNPGIYFTFFAISSLFFTILSGTLSDRLGRAKVAWPSVMLLGIGVALLLWAEVGQFPLFLLSSILCGIGFNAGLSVLSSWLVDLSSMNTRGSVLSIQESVIDFSIAFVSLAVGIMAGFMSLAMAFFWIGLLAFLLALWMFITTFVTPHSHYADF from the coding sequence GTGAATCTTTGGCTGATGTATGTCGTTACGATTCTAATGATGACGATTTTCAACTCTACCTTCACTCTCTTGCCATTATATATCATAGATTTGGGTGGAACGGAATTTTTTGCCGGCTTCCAGGCGGCTCTCTTTTATGGTATTGCTATTCTTTTCCGTTTTTATTTTGGACCGCTAACCGATCGGGTCGGTCGAAAAGTCCCTTTGCTGATTGGCCTTTCTATCTACACAATCACGTCATTTCTTTACTATTTCAGCCACAGTCTGACCGCCATTACGATTATCCGTATTTTACAGGGTATTGGCTTTGCTGCTTTTATTTCCAGTGCTATTTCGGCAGTTGCTGACATGGCTCCTTTACACAAACTTGGTTTTTATATGGCTGTTTATCGTATTGTCAGTACGCTTTCTTTTTTAACTGGTCCAGCTGCTTCCATGTATGTTGCCGTAAACCATGGTTACCATGCTTGGTTCTTATTATGTACCGTCATGGGTCTCCTTGCGGTTCTTGTTCTCTTAGGAATTCGCTTTCCTAATCTGGCAGAAGACACCCCTGCCGAAAGTACGCATCCCATGATAAAAATATTCCGAACAAAAAAGTATCAACCTGTCTATATGGGAATCGGTATCACGGCTATGTGTTATGGAGCTCTTGTTTCTTTTCTTGCGATTCATATTTCAAGGGTTACTACTATCAGTAATCCGGGTATTTATTTTACTTTTTTTGCCATTTCCAGCCTTTTTTTCACGATTCTTTCTGGAACACTTTCGGACCGCTTAGGTCGTGCTAAAGTCGCCTGGCCTTCTGTTATGCTTTTAGGCATAGGTGTCGCTTTGTTATTATGGGCAGAGGTAGGTCAATTTCCTTTATTTCTTTTGAGTAGTATCTTGTGCGGCATTGGTTTTAATGCCGGTCTGTCTGTGCTTTCTTCATGGCTGGTAGATCTTTCATCTATGAATACACGTGGTTCCGTCTTATCCATCCAAGAAAGTGTCATTGATTTCTCCATCGCCTTTGTTTCTTTAGCTGTTGGAATTATGGCAGGTTTCATGAGTTTAGCCATGGCATTTTTCTGGATAGGTCTACTTGCTTTTCTTCTTGCTTTATGGATGTTTATAACCACTTTTGTTACTCCTCATTCTCACTATGCTGATTTTTGA
- a CDS encoding PAS domain-containing hybrid sensor histidine kinase/response regulator has protein sequence MENNEKRLIDKIEKLEEQLKGLETSLEDPLAGMPYLELVKEMINGSKAVNAQLQQFYHIIDGLDYPFYLIEADTYRVLLANKKAMGERITLPKEGITCHELTHDCLEPCDPQDHPCALLEVLDKKKAVKLEHKHKNMDGSIQDVEVHAHPIYDADGKIYQVLEYVLDITERKKTEEELEKREALLKASQKITKTGAWEWDLEKSSMYWTEETYLIHGMVPGELMPGSPEHIEKSMQGYESDDIPKVADAFKKCCNQGKGYDMELSYTKVNGEKIWIRTTAEPVIKDGKVMKVIGTFVDITKRKETELALKIAKEEAEKANEAKSRFLANMSHEIRNPMNAIIGLTHLLLKREKDVSLHHEYVQKINSVSKSLMNLINDILDFSKIEAGEMTLENQSFNLEDVMEQVKVVSMTAAKEKGIPLLVEVEAGTPVMLTGDAFRLEQILTNLVSNAIKFTEKGKVNLNVRAEGLLEEGKEKMVFTISDTGIGMTKNQAENLFKPYQQADVTTSRRYGGTGLGLAISRYLVEQMGGVLTVKSALGVGSTFICAITFKMAEAGELVYGKTAKKTQTEPDTAEESPLKGKRILVVDDDEVNQLVAKGIMKEWGIETEVASDGEIAVQKVEEKEYHAVLMDLRMHKMNGLIAVRKMRDTKSKEELPVIAMTADAMEQDRQKTLAAGMNDHLTKPIDPQKLFDLLLYWTSDNVVSAKKEKRDKEQSVEEKRDGYLNETIPGISLSEGIERFLGDEALFMQILKHTWKHWKEMNEEVKAAYQRKDHPLLKVQVHKVKGTSGNISATRLYHAATELESMLLKKQLEHLDLYYKEFQTAMEEVMTGLEVLFKNQHSENEE, from the coding sequence ATGGAGAACAATGAAAAAAGGTTGATAGATAAAATTGAAAAGCTGGAAGAACAGTTGAAGGGACTTGAAACATCCCTTGAGGATCCCTTGGCAGGAATGCCCTATCTTGAGCTGGTAAAAGAAATGATTAATGGATCCAAAGCCGTTAACGCTCAATTGCAGCAGTTTTATCATATTATAGATGGGCTAGATTATCCCTTTTACCTGATTGAGGCAGATACTTATCGTGTTTTACTGGCAAATAAGAAGGCAATGGGAGAAAGGATTACCCTTCCGAAAGAAGGGATTACTTGTCATGAATTAACTCATGACTGTCTGGAACCATGTGATCCACAGGATCATCCATGTGCGTTGCTGGAAGTGTTGGATAAAAAGAAAGCGGTAAAACTAGAACATAAGCACAAAAATATGGATGGTAGTATTCAGGATGTAGAAGTGCATGCCCACCCTATTTACGATGCCGATGGCAAAATTTATCAGGTGCTGGAGTATGTGTTGGATATTACGGAAAGAAAAAAAACCGAAGAAGAATTAGAAAAAAGAGAAGCTTTGCTGAAAGCTTCTCAAAAAATAACGAAAACCGGTGCCTGGGAATGGGATTTAGAAAAAAGCTCCATGTATTGGACAGAAGAAACCTATCTGATCCATGGAATGGTACCAGGAGAATTGATGCCCGGCTCGCCGGAACATATCGAAAAAAGCATGCAAGGGTATGAAAGCGACGATATACCCAAAGTTGCCGATGCTTTTAAGAAGTGTTGCAACCAGGGGAAAGGCTACGATATGGAGCTGTCTTACACAAAAGTGAATGGCGAAAAAATATGGATTCGAACTACGGCTGAACCAGTGATTAAAGATGGTAAGGTGATGAAGGTTATTGGCACTTTTGTGGATATTACAAAAAGGAAAGAGACAGAACTGGCATTAAAAATTGCTAAAGAAGAGGCAGAAAAAGCAAATGAAGCAAAGTCAAGGTTTTTAGCCAATATGAGCCACGAAATCCGCAACCCAATGAATGCCATTATTGGATTGACACATTTACTGTTAAAAAGAGAGAAGGACGTGTCTTTGCATCATGAATATGTACAAAAGATCAATTCGGTTTCTAAATCCTTGATGAATTTAATTAATGATATTTTAGATTTTTCAAAAATTGAAGCTGGAGAAATGACATTGGAAAATCAATCGTTCAACTTGGAAGATGTGATGGAACAGGTGAAAGTTGTTAGTATGACAGCTGCAAAAGAGAAAGGGATACCATTATTGGTAGAGGTAGAAGCTGGGACGCCGGTAATGCTAACTGGCGATGCTTTTCGTCTGGAGCAAATTTTAACAAATTTGGTAAGTAATGCCATTAAATTTACGGAAAAAGGGAAAGTGAATTTAAATGTACGGGCCGAAGGGTTGTTGGAAGAAGGGAAGGAAAAAATGGTATTTACCATTTCGGATACGGGGATAGGAATGACAAAAAATCAGGCAGAAAACCTGTTTAAGCCTTATCAGCAAGCAGATGTGACGACAAGTCGTCGTTACGGTGGAACTGGTCTGGGTTTGGCGATTTCCAGATACCTGGTAGAACAAATGGGAGGAGTATTAACCGTAAAAAGCGCATTGGGGGTAGGGAGTACTTTTATCTGTGCCATCACCTTTAAGATGGCCGAAGCGGGAGAACTTGTTTATGGAAAAACCGCAAAAAAAACACAAACAGAACCTGATACTGCTGAAGAGTCGCCGCTTAAAGGAAAGAGAATCTTGGTGGTAGACGATGATGAAGTGAACCAACTGGTAGCAAAAGGAATTATGAAGGAGTGGGGAATAGAAACAGAGGTAGCTTCTGATGGAGAAATCGCTGTTCAAAAGGTGGAAGAAAAAGAATACCATGCGGTTTTAATGGATCTGCGCATGCATAAAATGAATGGGTTAATAGCCGTTCGAAAAATGAGAGATACCAAATCAAAGGAAGAATTGCCAGTGATTGCAATGACAGCAGATGCGATGGAACAGGATCGACAAAAAACCTTGGCGGCAGGGATGAATGATCATTTAACAAAACCTATTGATCCTCAAAAATTGTTCGATCTCTTGCTTTATTGGACCAGTGACAATGTCGTCAGTGCAAAGAAAGAAAAAAGGGACAAGGAGCAAAGTGTAGAAGAGAAAAGGGATGGATACTTAAACGAGACCATCCCTGGTATTTCTTTAAGCGAAGGCATTGAAAGATTTTTAGGCGACGAAGCTCTGTTTATGCAAATATTGAAGCATACGTGGAAACATTGGAAAGAAATGAATGAGGAAGTAAAAGCTGCGTATCAGAGGAAAGATCACCCCTTGTTGAAAGTGCAGGTGCATAAAGTGAAAGGAACCTCTGGGAATATTAGTGCAACAAGGTTGTATCATGCGGCTACTGAGTTGGAAAGCATGCTGCTGAAAAAACAATTGGAACATCTGGACCTTTACTATAAAGAATTTCAGACAGCGATGGAAGAAGTAATGACTGGGCTAGAGGTATTATTCAAAAATCAGCATAGTGAGAATGAGGAGTAA
- a CDS encoding DMT family transporter, protein MNSLNMKQKKYLADASLLFVAFAWGGGFVAVKDALNSLTPMYLMAFRFTLAAIVVYVSLHRWIGKISSQELRNSSVVGTILFLAFAAQTVGLQYTTASKQGFLTATYVVMVPFLYWMLYKKRPPLKVFIGSFLTLVGIGFIGLDATLSLNKGDWLTLLCALFFAMHILSIEYYTKTIHVFKVAFIQISVAALWFIGAALIFEPMPGSLSARAWVAIVYMAVVSTFGCFTVQTVAQKHTTSSHASIIMSLESVFAAILGVWLLQEEMTMAMFFGCALIFIAILMVEVNLKKSLPEPKTFGMEADR, encoded by the coding sequence ATGAATTCATTAAACATGAAACAAAAAAAATATTTAGCTGACGCAAGCTTACTTTTTGTAGCTTTTGCATGGGGTGGAGGCTTTGTTGCTGTTAAAGACGCATTAAACAGCTTAACACCTATGTATTTAATGGCTTTTCGCTTTACACTGGCCGCTATTGTTGTCTATGTTTCTTTACACCGATGGATTGGAAAAATTTCCAGCCAAGAACTTCGAAATAGTTCGGTTGTCGGAACTATCCTATTTTTGGCTTTTGCTGCTCAGACCGTTGGTTTGCAATATACCACCGCTTCTAAACAGGGGTTTTTAACCGCCACCTACGTCGTAATGGTCCCTTTCCTTTACTGGATGCTATATAAAAAAAGACCTCCTTTGAAGGTATTCATCGGAAGTTTTTTAACATTAGTTGGAATTGGCTTTATCGGTCTGGACGCTACCCTTTCTCTCAACAAAGGCGATTGGTTAACCTTGCTTTGCGCCCTCTTTTTTGCAATGCATATTTTATCCATTGAATATTATACTAAAACCATTCATGTTTTCAAAGTTGCTTTTATTCAGATTTCAGTAGCCGCCCTGTGGTTTATTGGAGCCGCTCTTATTTTTGAACCTATGCCCGGATCCCTGTCTGCTCGTGCCTGGGTTGCTATTGTTTACATGGCGGTTGTTTCGACCTTTGGTTGTTTTACTGTTCAAACCGTTGCACAAAAACACACTACCTCATCACACGCTTCTATTATCATGTCTCTCGAGTCTGTTTTTGCAGCTATTTTAGGTGTTTGGCTGTTACAAGAGGAAATGACCATGGCGATGTTCTTTGGATGTGCCCTTATTTTCATCGCTATTCTAATGGTTGAGGTAAATCTCAAAAAATCACTTCCCGAACCAAAGACCTTCGGCATGGAAGCTGATCGTTAA
- a CDS encoding response regulator: MRVLIVDDATVLRKLIRMTLEEIGHEVVGEAENGFKAILKCADLKPDVIFLDITMPEMDGLTAIPKLIEKNPSVKIVVCSALGQKAMIVQAIKSGAVNFIVKPFEKETIKKVMQVI, from the coding sequence ATGAGAGTGTTAATTGTAGACGATGCAACGGTTCTTCGGAAGTTAATAAGAATGACCCTGGAAGAAATAGGGCACGAAGTAGTTGGAGAAGCAGAAAATGGATTTAAGGCGATACTAAAATGTGCCGATTTGAAACCGGATGTCATTTTTTTGGACATTACAATGCCTGAGATGGACGGATTGACGGCTATTCCAAAGCTCATTGAAAAAAATCCATCTGTTAAGATTGTGGTTTGTAGTGCGTTGGGTCAGAAAGCAATGATTGTACAAGCGATTAAGAGCGGAGCCGTGAATTTTATTGTAAAACCTTTTGAAAAAGAGACAATCAAAAAAGTGATGCAAGTCATCTGA
- a CDS encoding Pr6Pr family membrane protein → MAEQKKRMLRIFRWSYALLGALTLLLSYFFMMNGVHHQYGPVKAFVHVFRLFTNQSNLLVVLWAFLELKRTSNRTTPKKELEFSYVPRTFRGALVVYIFMTFLVYHVFLRNAYTVTGPSVIINGITHYIIPAAYILDWYITEKRQTYNINHIFFWMLYPVGYLVIGISYGKVTGNFPYEYLNWHLEGLSYIMVYGKMIIMCFIAVSILCVCINRQTLFKRKNVKIRNLTSPQKGGK, encoded by the coding sequence ATGGCAGAGCAGAAAAAAAGAATGCTAAGAATTTTCAGGTGGTCTTATGCCCTTTTAGGAGCATTGACCTTGCTTCTAAGTTATTTTTTTATGATGAATGGGGTGCATCATCAATATGGACCTGTAAAAGCTTTTGTTCATGTTTTTCGACTTTTTACGAATCAAAGTAATTTATTAGTTGTTTTATGGGCATTTTTAGAATTAAAGAGGACAAGCAATAGGACAACCCCCAAAAAAGAGTTGGAATTTTCTTATGTGCCTAGAACATTTCGAGGTGCCTTGGTTGTGTATATTTTTATGACCTTTTTAGTTTATCATGTTTTTCTTAGAAATGCGTATACAGTTACGGGACCGAGTGTTATCATTAATGGTATTACACATTATATCATTCCGGCAGCCTATATATTGGACTGGTATATAACGGAGAAGCGACAAACCTATAACATTAACCATATTTTCTTTTGGATGCTTTATCCTGTGGGATATTTGGTGATAGGAATTTCTTATGGAAAGGTCACAGGAAACTTTCCCTATGAATATCTTAATTGGCATTTAGAAGGATTAAGCTATATAATGGTTTATGGGAAAATGATTATAATGTGTTTTATTGCTGTCAGTATCCTGTGTGTATGCATAAATCGACAAACCTTGTTTAAGAGGAAAAACGTGAAGATAAGGAACTTGACATCTCCCCAAAAGGGAGGTAAGTAA
- the aroD gene encoding type I 3-dehydroquinate dehydratase — MVEVKGVKIGEGAPKLCVPMVGTHEEELLEEAKTIKGLPCDLVEWRADFFQQVMDLERVTITLTKIREIIPELPIIFTFRNKKEGGHQEITPYYYKKLNETVMETGQVDLVDVELFSDAELVEDMVKAGKRNKVALIISNHDFEKTPPVEEMIRRMLKAIDLGGDIAKIAVMPACVADVLALQEVTRRMKEDYEKGPLITMAMGGLGLITRLSGEIFGSALTFGAAAQTSAPGQIAVKELRPIIELLHDKMKKSK, encoded by the coding sequence GTGGTGGAAGTTAAAGGGGTCAAGATTGGTGAAGGTGCTCCAAAACTTTGTGTTCCTATGGTGGGGACCCATGAAGAGGAATTGTTGGAAGAGGCAAAAACGATTAAAGGGCTGCCCTGTGACTTAGTAGAATGGAGGGCGGACTTTTTTCAGCAAGTGATGGACCTGGAACGAGTGACCATAACGTTAACGAAAATTAGGGAAATAATACCGGAACTTCCGATCATTTTTACTTTTCGTAATAAGAAGGAAGGTGGTCATCAAGAAATAACCCCTTATTACTACAAAAAGCTGAATGAAACAGTGATGGAAACCGGCCAGGTGGATCTGGTGGATGTGGAGCTGTTCAGTGATGCAGAGCTGGTTGAAGATATGGTGAAGGCAGGGAAAAGAAACAAAGTAGCTCTTATTATTTCCAATCACGATTTTGAAAAAACGCCACCTGTAGAAGAAATGATCCGTCGAATGCTGAAAGCAATAGATTTAGGTGGTGACATTGCCAAAATAGCTGTTATGCCGGCGTGTGTTGCGGACGTATTAGCCTTGCAAGAAGTAACCAGACGGATGAAAGAAGACTATGAGAAGGGACCTCTTATCACGATGGCGATGGGAGGACTTGGTTTGATTACCAGACTTTCCGGAGAAATCTTTGGATCCGCCTTGACCTTTGGTGCTGCTGCTCAAACGTCTGCTCCGGGGCAAATTGCCGTTAAAGAACTACGACCAATTATTGAACTATTACATGATAAAATGAAAAAAAGTAAATGA